GCCCATTGGTAAAAAGGCCTTGGTTTCCATAAGGGAATACCTGAACGCTCTGAACCTGCAGTTTCCTGAAGGCTGTGCACAGAATCCTGCACTTTTCAAAAATGCCAGGGGGGGCAGACTCACTGCCCGCTCGGTACAGAGGATCCTGCAGATGGAGTTGAAAAAATGCGGGCTATGGCAGCATCTCAGCCCACATGCGTTGCGCCACACATTCGCAACCCATCTTTTGAATGCCGGCGCGGACTTGCGTGCGATCCAGGAAATGCTTGGGCATTCCAATCTTTCCACCACACAGCGCTATACACATGTTCACATGAATCAACTGATGAAAACGTATGACAAGGCACATCCTCGCAGTCGAAAACGTGAGTGATGCGACAGAGGCGCCCACAACGCCCTGAAACATTATACTGAACAATCATAATACTGAACAATCATAAGGGAGTCCGGTTGTGTGACATCAAAGCGACCGCACCTTATTTCAATTTCACACCGGAGAAGGGAGCTATTCATATCATGGCTGAAACCATCATGCATGGTACAACGGTTCTTGCCATTCGGAAGGATGGACGCGTGGTTATTGCCGGAGACGGTCAGGTGACTTTGGGGGATACCGTAATGAAACATCGAGCTAAAAAAGTCCGAAAGATGTATAATGATCGGATTTTAACGGGATTTGCCGGAGCTACTGCAGATGCGTTCACTCTTTTCGAAAGATTGGAGGGAAAACTGGAGCAATACAATGGGAATTTGAAACGCGCCGCAGTGGAGCTGGCTAAAGACTGGCGTATGGATCGAGCCCTTCGACGCCTCGAGGCTCTCCTCATCGCCGCGGATCGCACGGATTGCTTCATATTGAGTGGAACCGGCGACGTAATCGAACCCGATGATGGTCTGGCTGCAGTGGGTTCCGGTGCTCCATATGCACTGGCAGCAGCAAGGGCATTGAACTTGCATTCACAGCTTTCGGCACGGGAAATCGCTGAGGAAGCCATGAAGATTGCAGCATCGATCTGCATATATACCAATACAGAATTTACATTCGAGGAGCTTTAGTCTTATGCAACAGCCTCTGACACCTGCGGAAATCGTCCGCGAACTGGACAAATATATCATCGGCCAGCGCGACGCCAAGCGCATGGTTGCCATCGCATTGCGGAACAGGTGGCGACGCCAGCAAGTACCGGAACATCTTCGAGACGAAATCGCTCCCAAAAACATTATCATGATCGGACCGACAGGTGTTGGCAAAACGGAAATCGCCCGCCGTCTCGCACGCCTGGCCCAATCCCCCTTTCTGAAGATCGAAGCGAGCAAATTCACCGAGGTGGGATATGTGGGGCGCGATGTGGAATCCATGATTCGCGACCTCATGGAACTCGCCGTCAGCATGGTGCGCACGGAAGAGATGGATGCGGTCAAGGTCCGGGCCGAGGAGATTACAGAAGAAAAGCTTCTGGACATCCTGCTTCCACCCAAGAGGCAACCTGAACCCAGAGAGCAGCTTCCCGAACAAAGCGAAGCTCTCAAGGCGGCACAGGAAGAGTCCGAACAAGCGGATTCTACAAGGGAAAAACTGCGTAAGCTCCTGAGAAAAGGGGCTCTCGACGACCGCTATGTGGACCTGGAGGTCCCGGACCGCAACATGCCCATGGTGGAAATTTTCGCAGGAGCCGGCATGGAAGACATGGATTACAACCTTCGTGAAATGTTGGGTTCCATGCTTCCCCGCCGTACCAAGAGGCGAAAAGTAAAAATTCCTGAGGCGAGGGAAATTCTCATTCAGGATGAATCACAGCGTTTGATCGACATGGACAAGGTCATCAAGTCCGCCATTGAACGGGTGGAACACTCCGGAATCATCTTTCTGGATGAAATCGACAAAATCGCAGGGCGTGAATCCACCAAGGGCCCCGACGTATCCAGGGAAGGCGTACAAAGAGACCTCCTGCCCATCGTGGAAGGTTCCACCGTAACCACCAAATATGGAATGGTGCGCACGGATCACATCCTTTTCATTGCTTCCGGCGCCTTTCATATTTCCAAGCCTTCGGATCTCATACCGGAACTTCAGGGACGATTCCCTATCAGAGTGGAACTTCAATCCCTCACCAAGGACGACTTCCTCCGTATCCTGAAAGAACCGGAAAATGCTCTCATCGTTCAATACAAATCTCTGCTGGAGACAGAAGAAGTGAAGCTCATCTTCCAGGACGATGCCATAGAAGAAATTGCTTCCATTGCTTATGAGGTCAACTCGAGGACGGAAAATATCGGTGCGCGAAGGCTCCACACCATCATGGAAAGACTGCTTTCGGATATTTCATTCAATGCGCCGGATCTCAAGGGACAGGAAATTCCCGTCACTAAAGAGTACGTACGGGAAACCCTTCAGGAAATCGTCAAAGACGAAGATTTGAGCCGCTATATTCTTTGAGCAGCAAATACGAGGGGGAGTCGGCACGTTCCTTTTACCCCCTTCCCCTTTCGACTGGTTTATAACTCGACATTGTCAAATTTCATTTGAACCACGGAGACACGGAGAACACGGAGATTTTATTTGAAAGTCTTTCTCTGTACCCTCTGCGCCTCCGTGGTTAATGTGACAATGTCGCAATAAGAGGTGCAGTATGATAGAAAAAGCCAACATCCTGATAGAAGCTCTTCCCTACATCCGCCGCTTTTAT
This region of Desulforhabdus amnigena genomic DNA includes:
- the hslU gene encoding ATP-dependent protease ATPase subunit HslU; translated protein: MQQPLTPAEIVRELDKYIIGQRDAKRMVAIALRNRWRRQQVPEHLRDEIAPKNIIMIGPTGVGKTEIARRLARLAQSPFLKIEASKFTEVGYVGRDVESMIRDLMELAVSMVRTEEMDAVKVRAEEITEEKLLDILLPPKRQPEPREQLPEQSEALKAAQEESEQADSTREKLRKLLRKGALDDRYVDLEVPDRNMPMVEIFAGAGMEDMDYNLREMLGSMLPRRTKRRKVKIPEAREILIQDESQRLIDMDKVIKSAIERVEHSGIIFLDEIDKIAGRESTKGPDVSREGVQRDLLPIVEGSTVTTKYGMVRTDHILFIASGAFHISKPSDLIPELQGRFPIRVELQSLTKDDFLRILKEPENALIVQYKSLLETEEVKLIFQDDAIEEIASIAYEVNSRTENIGARRLHTIMERLLSDISFNAPDLKGQEIPVTKEYVRETLQEIVKDEDLSRYIL
- the hslV gene encoding ATP-dependent protease subunit HslV — encoded protein: MAETIMHGTTVLAIRKDGRVVIAGDGQVTLGDTVMKHRAKKVRKMYNDRILTGFAGATADAFTLFERLEGKLEQYNGNLKRAAVELAKDWRMDRALRRLEALLIAADRTDCFILSGTGDVIEPDDGLAAVGSGAPYALAAARALNLHSQLSAREIAEEAMKIAASICIYTNTEFTFEEL